TCTGCTTGTGGATTTGCTTCAAAATCAGCGGCGAAAGAATCACAATTGCTACGCCGACGGTCACAAAGGAATCGGCGACGTTGAATGTCGGAAACCGAGTCATGATAAAGTCGGGAAAATCGCAATCGATAAAGTCCACCACCATAGAAAGACGCATACGGTCGATAAAGTTACCGATAGCTCCGCCCAAAATCATCACCACACCCAAGCGGCTCATCCAGTCACGTTTGTCGATGGACTTGTAGAACCACAAAAGGATCACAGAGGCTATAATCGAAATCAGCAAGAAAAACAACCACGACGGCAGGAAAGGCATCAGGTCTTGCGGACGACTGCTAAAGGCAGCCCCCTTATTGAACACCAACTGAAAGCGGACCAAGTCCCCTACAACACCGATAAAGTCATGGTTCGGAGCCCCCGTTTCGTTGGTGAAACGAACTAGCGCCCACCACTTTGTCAACTGATCGGCGACAATGCTAAAAAGGATAACGCCCAGATGAAACGGCCACTTGTTTATAAAACTAGTAATTTTCATTTTCAATTCCAAAATTTTTCGATTTCATTCACTACGGCCCTTCGGCAAGCTCAGGGACCTTGGTGAACTTTGCTCCAGGATGACACTCCAATTTTTCATTCTTAATTTTTAATAGCTTCCGCCTCACGCTTCAATTTGGCATAAGACTTTTCAATCCAGGAATCCGAATAGAAATGCAACATGGTCGACTTGATAATCCGTTTCACGGTATCGCGAGTAATCTTCACCTTCTTTTCAGAAGCAAAGAGGCTTGAGCCATCGCCGATCAGTTTCATGTTCTCGGCTGCCATAAAGAGAGGCCACAGGCAGAAGAGTCTCGTACGCATTTTCACGTTCGGAATTAACTTGGTATAGGCAATCGCATCATCCAGATGCCCCCACGCCTTTTTTACAAGTTCGCCCATGACGGCAGCACGGCGTTTATTAAAGTCAACCTTAGCAGCCGCATCCGCCGGGACGTCAAACATTTCATACGAATGAGCGAACCCATGACGACGGCAGATTTCTTCGGGTACAAAGCATA
This window of the uncultured Fibrobacter sp. genome carries:
- the lspA gene encoding signal peptidase II; this translates as MKITSFINKWPFHLGVILFSIVADQLTKWWALVRFTNETGAPNHDFIGVVGDLVRFQLVFNKGAAFSSRPQDLMPFLPSWLFFLLISIIASVILLWFYKSIDKRDWMSRLGVVMILGGAIGNFIDRMRLSMVVDFIDCDFPDFIMTRFPTFNVADSFVTVGVAIVILSPLILKQIHKQIKEEKENKGAAANDAKQLSDASCHPERNEEESL